A genomic region of Phenylobacterium parvum contains the following coding sequences:
- a CDS encoding 3-deoxy-D-manno-octulosonic acid transferase: protein MTLPLALYSLLAGLAESFAPGLLRRRAAAGREDPERLGERLGRASQPRPGGPLVWLHGVSVGESLSLLALVEGLRARRPDLALLVTSGTRTSADLLARRLPEGVVHQYVPVDGPQAVRRFLDHWRPDLGVFAESELWPNLLRSARRHGTRLALVSARITEGTAGTWRKAPASARSLLGLFDLILPQDRASAARLTELGAACGRELNLKRAGAPLPFDPAEMERLQGLAAGRPVIVAASTHPGEDTLVAGAAEGLGALLVLAPRHPERGGEIAAALAAPRRALGQSPGPDDPVWIADTLGEMGLFFRLADLVVMGGSFPGGIGGHNPLEPARLGVPVLTGPDIANSADVYGEMFDEACALTARDGPDLRRKLAGLLGQPALRRRMREAALGYAARQGESLSAALDDLAPLLPPLTGEGAA, encoded by the coding sequence GTGACCCTCCCTCTCGCCCTCTACAGCCTCCTTGCGGGCCTGGCGGAGTCCTTTGCGCCCGGCCTCCTGCGGCGGCGTGCAGCGGCGGGCCGCGAGGACCCCGAGCGATTGGGCGAACGCCTGGGACGCGCCAGCCAGCCCCGGCCTGGCGGGCCCCTGGTGTGGCTGCACGGGGTCAGCGTGGGCGAGTCCCTCTCCCTCCTCGCCCTCGTCGAGGGCCTAAGGGCGCGCCGGCCCGACCTCGCCCTCCTGGTGACCTCGGGCACCCGCACCTCGGCGGACCTCCTGGCCCGGCGACTGCCCGAAGGCGTCGTCCACCAGTACGTTCCGGTGGACGGGCCCCAGGCGGTGCGACGCTTCCTCGACCACTGGCGGCCGGACCTGGGCGTCTTCGCCGAGAGCGAGCTCTGGCCCAACCTCCTCCGGTCCGCCCGGCGCCACGGGACCCGCCTGGCCCTGGTCTCGGCCCGGATCACCGAGGGAACCGCCGGGACCTGGCGCAAGGCCCCCGCCTCCGCCCGCAGCCTGCTGGGCCTCTTTGACCTCATCCTGCCTCAGGACCGCGCCAGCGCCGCCCGGCTGACAGAGCTCGGCGCCGCCTGCGGCCGGGAGCTGAACCTGAAGCGGGCCGGGGCGCCGCTGCCCTTCGATCCGGCCGAAATGGAGCGCCTCCAGGGCCTCGCTGCGGGACGGCCCGTCATCGTGGCGGCCAGCACCCACCCTGGAGAGGATACCCTGGTCGCCGGCGCGGCGGAGGGCCTGGGCGCCCTCCTGGTCCTGGCCCCGCGGCATCCCGAGCGTGGAGGCGAGATCGCCGCCGCCCTCGCCGCTCCGAGGCGCGCCCTCGGCCAGTCCCCCGGACCAGACGACCCAGTCTGGATCGCGGACACCCTGGGAGAAATGGGCCTCTTCTTCCGCCTTGCCGATCTGGTGGTGATGGGCGGCAGCTTTCCCGGCGGCATCGGCGGCCACAACCCGCTCGAGCCGGCCCGACTGGGGGTCCCGGTCCTGACCGGTCCCGACATCGCCAACTCGGCCGACGTCTACGGCGAGATGTTTGACGAGGCCTGCGCGCTTACCGCCCGCGACGGCCCGGACCTGCGGCGCAAGCTGGCCGGCCTGCTGGGGCAGCCCGCCCTGAGACGTCGCATGCGCGAGGCGGCCCTGGGCTATGCGGCGCGGCAAGGCGAGAGTCTCTCGGCGGCCCTGGACGACCTGGCGCCCCTCTTGCCGCCCCTGACGGGAGAGGGGGCTGCATGA
- a CDS encoding ABC transporter ATP-binding protein: protein MNAPADHNRLSTREILARTWRVYLAPRWTGLLLAGLCAVVVAVLSARLVQILEPAINDLIARPKPGALLAIPLTIAALAIGRGLAQVLQATLVNRIGNAVVGDVQVQLFGKLVRADLARLRSQHSGAFVSSVLYDAGLIREAATAGIINYTQHALTVIGAISVMVSNDLVLSLALIVAAPIASVIMRRYARRSSRAAQGAMAETSALSTAIMESLDGVRVVKIENREAFEEARVAEVVRRRQDFLVRGANARARAAPATETLMTLITAAVIAWAGLRSQEGGMNAGAFVAFIGALALASQSLRQLANLQTVFSEGLSAAHRLFAALDVEPEVRDRAGAVETPRGEGRVAFEDVRFAYGEGPEVLEGVSLTVSRGETVALVGPSGGGKSTLLNLIPRFYDVTCGRVTLDGRDVRDLTLASLRRRIALVTQEPFLFDDTLRANIAYARPEASEAEIEAAARAAAAHDFILALPQGYDTPAGEAGLRLSGGQRQRIAIARAFLKDAPILLLDEATSALDSESEAQVQAALARLMEGRTTLLVAHRLSTVRTADRIYVLDRGRIAESGTHESLVAAGGLYARLARGADLETVEAKA, encoded by the coding sequence ATGAACGCCCCGGCGGATCACAACCGACTGTCGACCCGCGAGATCCTCGCGCGGACCTGGCGCGTCTACCTGGCGCCCCGCTGGACCGGCCTGTTGCTGGCCGGCCTATGCGCCGTGGTCGTGGCCGTCCTCAGCGCCCGACTGGTGCAGATCCTTGAGCCGGCGATCAACGACCTGATCGCCCGGCCCAAGCCCGGCGCCCTGCTCGCCATCCCCCTGACCATCGCCGCCCTGGCCATCGGCCGGGGCCTGGCCCAGGTCCTCCAGGCCACCCTGGTCAACCGGATCGGCAACGCCGTGGTCGGCGACGTCCAGGTCCAGCTGTTCGGCAAGCTGGTCCGGGCCGACCTCGCCCGGCTCCGCTCGCAGCATTCGGGCGCCTTCGTCTCCTCGGTGCTCTACGACGCCGGCCTGATCCGTGAGGCGGCGACCGCGGGGATCATCAACTATACCCAGCACGCCCTGACGGTGATCGGCGCCATAAGCGTCATGGTCTCGAATGACCTTGTCCTGTCCCTGGCCCTGATCGTGGCCGCCCCCATCGCAAGCGTCATCATGCGGCGCTACGCCAGGCGCTCCTCGCGGGCGGCACAGGGCGCCATGGCCGAGACCTCCGCCCTGTCCACCGCCATCATGGAGAGCCTCGACGGCGTCCGGGTGGTGAAGATCGAGAACCGCGAGGCCTTCGAGGAGGCCCGGGTCGCGGAGGTGGTGCGCCGCCGCCAGGACTTCCTGGTCCGCGGCGCAAACGCCCGCGCCCGCGCAGCCCCGGCGACCGAGACCCTGATGACCCTGATCACCGCCGCGGTGATCGCCTGGGCGGGGCTGAGGTCGCAGGAGGGCGGCATGAACGCCGGCGCCTTCGTCGCCTTCATCGGCGCCCTGGCCCTGGCCTCCCAGTCCCTGCGCCAGCTGGCCAACCTCCAGACCGTCTTCTCCGAGGGGTTGTCGGCGGCGCACCGGCTCTTCGCCGCCCTGGACGTCGAGCCCGAGGTCCGGGACCGGGCGGGCGCCGTGGAAACCCCACGGGGCGAGGGCCGGGTCGCCTTCGAGGACGTCCGCTTCGCCTACGGCGAGGGGCCCGAGGTCCTGGAGGGGGTCAGCCTGACGGTATCCCGCGGCGAGACCGTCGCCCTGGTCGGACCCTCGGGGGGCGGCAAGTCGACCCTGCTCAACCTGATCCCGCGCTTCTACGACGTCACCTGCGGCCGGGTGACCCTGGACGGTCGCGACGTGCGCGACCTGACCCTGGCCTCCCTGCGTCGCCGGATCGCCCTGGTCACCCAGGAGCCCTTCCTCTTCGACGACACCCTGCGGGCCAATATCGCCTACGCCCGCCCTGAGGCCTCGGAAGCGGAGATCGAGGCCGCCGCCCGGGCCGCCGCCGCGCACGACTTCATCCTGGCCCTGCCCCAGGGCTACGACACCCCCGCCGGCGAGGCCGGTCTGAGGCTGTCTGGGGGCCAGAGGCAGCGCATCGCCATCGCCCGGGCCTTCCTGAAGGACGCCCCCATCCTGCTGCTCGACGAGGCGACCAGCGCCCTGGATTCCGAGAGCGAGGCCCAGGTCCAGGCCGCCCTGGCCCGGCTCATGGAGGGCCGGACCACCCTGCTCGTCGCCCATCGCCTGTCCACCGTGCGGACGGCCGACAGGATCTACGTCCTCGACCGCGGGCGGATCGCCGAGAGCGGGACCCACGAGTCCCTGGTCGCCGCCGGGGGGCTCTACGCCCGCCTGGCCAGGGGAGCCGACCTGGAGACGGTGGAGGCGAAGGCGTGA
- a CDS encoding cation diffusion facilitator family transporter, whose protein sequence is MPHDAPQHEHKHDHPHDHAPGRAHPGRPHHGHGHGHHGHGHHGHGHHGHGAPPADFTGAFALGILLNAGFVAVEATVGFATGSLALLADAGHNAADVLSLVLAWGAAVLARRRPGARHTYGLGKATIMASVTNGILLVAAVGAIGWEAVQRLAAPGPVAAGPVLITAAVGVVINTLTALLFLRGQNDLNVRGAFLHMIADAAVSAAVVVSAGLMLLTGGLHWLDPVLSLVIVAVILSGAWGLLRDSASMAMDAAPAGIDVGEVRAWLAARPGVSEVHDLHVWSLSTTRTALTAHLVRPEGGSSDAFLAETARGLEAIFRIDHATLQVETGELDCELAPDEVV, encoded by the coding sequence ATGCCGCACGACGCCCCCCAACACGAGCACAAGCACGACCACCCCCACGACCATGCCCCTGGGCGCGCGCACCCTGGCAGACCGCATCATGGGCACGGTCATGGCCATCATGGGCACGGCCACCACGGGCATGGCCACCACGGGCATGGCGCGCCTCCGGCCGATTTCACGGGCGCCTTCGCCCTGGGCATCCTGCTGAACGCAGGCTTTGTCGCGGTCGAGGCGACAGTGGGTTTCGCCACTGGCTCCCTCGCCCTGCTGGCCGACGCCGGGCATAACGCCGCGGACGTCCTGTCCCTGGTCCTGGCCTGGGGAGCCGCGGTCCTCGCCCGTCGGCGGCCCGGCGCCCGTCACACCTACGGCCTCGGCAAGGCCACGATCATGGCCTCGGTGACCAACGGGATCCTGTTGGTCGCCGCGGTCGGCGCCATCGGCTGGGAGGCGGTCCAGAGGCTGGCCGCCCCCGGTCCCGTCGCCGCCGGCCCCGTCCTGATCACCGCAGCCGTGGGCGTGGTGATCAACACCCTGACCGCCCTCCTCTTCCTGCGCGGGCAGAACGACCTGAATGTCCGGGGCGCCTTCCTGCACATGATCGCCGACGCCGCCGTCTCCGCCGCCGTGGTGGTTTCGGCCGGCCTCATGCTTCTGACCGGCGGCCTGCACTGGCTGGACCCCGTCCTCAGCCTGGTCATCGTGGCGGTCATCCTGTCCGGCGCCTGGGGCCTCCTGAGGGACTCCGCGTCCATGGCCATGGACGCCGCGCCGGCCGGCATCGACGTGGGTGAGGTCCGGGCCTGGCTCGCCGCCCGGCCAGGGGTGAGCGAGGTCCACGACCTCCACGTCTGGTCCCTCTCGACCACCCGAACCGCCCTAACCGCCCATCTGGTGCGCCCGGAGGGAGGTTCCTCGGACGCCTTCCTGGCCGAGACCGCGCGCGGCCTGGAAGCGATCTTCCGCATCGACCACGCGACCCTTCAGGTCGAGACGGGCGAGCTGGACTGCGAACTCGCGCCCGACGAGGTGGTGTGA
- a CDS encoding lysophospholipid acyltransferase family protein, protein MKGLLRKPWVQALLGRVLAGYLILIRRTTRWRHEGLEAMEPMFASGQGAIGLFWHGRIPICLGMAETWWRKDSRRCLVSPSSDGEFVALALEYAGFPAIRMSTAKKGDSAKARAAVAAFREAVQHVAGGGVLIITPDGPRGPNEEVAAGALQIARRTGAPVYLTGLAVSPSIQLESLWDRVMIAAPFGRGVCIWEGPFHVPPDADEQEIDRLRADWSARMAASTRRAEAQVGRRPVDPPALG, encoded by the coding sequence GTGAAGGGACTGCTGCGCAAGCCCTGGGTCCAGGCCCTGCTCGGGCGGGTCCTCGCCGGCTACCTCATCCTGATCCGCCGCACGACGCGCTGGCGGCACGAGGGGCTGGAGGCCATGGAGCCCATGTTCGCCTCCGGGCAGGGCGCCATCGGCCTGTTCTGGCACGGACGGATCCCGATCTGCCTCGGCATGGCCGAGACCTGGTGGCGCAAGGACAGCCGGCGGTGTCTCGTCTCACCCTCCTCCGACGGTGAATTCGTCGCCCTGGCCCTGGAGTACGCCGGCTTCCCGGCCATCCGAATGTCCACCGCCAAGAAAGGCGACTCCGCCAAGGCGCGGGCTGCGGTGGCCGCCTTCCGGGAGGCGGTCCAGCACGTGGCCGGCGGTGGCGTCCTGATCATCACGCCCGACGGCCCGCGCGGTCCCAACGAGGAGGTCGCCGCCGGCGCCCTGCAGATCGCCCGCCGGACCGGGGCGCCGGTCTATCTCACCGGCCTGGCGGTCTCGCCGTCGATCCAGCTGGAGAGCCTCTGGGACCGGGTCATGATCGCCGCCCCCTTTGGCCGGGGGGTCTGCATCTGGGAGGGACCCTTCCATGTCCCGCCGGACGCGGACGAGCAGGAGATCGACAGGCTCCGCGCCGACTGGTCAGCCCGCATGGCCGCCTCCACCCGTCGGGCCGAGGCCCAGGTGGGTCGCCGGCCGGTTGATCCCCCCGCCCTCGGGTGA
- a CDS encoding phosphotransferase produces MAMTPEQEREAANTGTKPVVDSHRFDEASLAAWMQAHVEGYEGPLEVRQFKGGQSNPTYQLVTPGKKYVMRRKPPGKLLPSAHAVDREYKVITALYPTGFPVARSYGLCTDESVIGTWFYVMDMVEGRILWDQTLPQYEPAERRAIYMAKIKTLADLHNTDVDAVGLSDFGKPGNYMGRQVDRWTKQYRASETVKLDTMERLMDWLPQTLPHQDRNTVVHGDYRLDNMVLHPTEPRVAAVLDWELSTLGDPMADFTYFLMHWVNGTIAGIPDLTAHGIPTVEETVAEYCRLTGRDQVPNVDWFFAYNLFRLAGICQGIVGRARDGTANSPQAAAMEERVPQLASAAWHFAQRAGA; encoded by the coding sequence ATGGCCATGACGCCGGAACAGGAACGCGAGGCCGCCAATACGGGCACCAAGCCCGTGGTCGACTCCCACCGCTTCGACGAAGCCTCCCTGGCCGCCTGGATGCAGGCCCATGTCGAGGGCTACGAGGGCCCGCTGGAGGTGCGCCAGTTCAAGGGCGGCCAGTCCAATCCGACCTACCAGCTGGTCACCCCGGGCAAGAAGTACGTCATGCGCCGCAAGCCGCCGGGCAAGCTCCTGCCCTCGGCTCACGCGGTGGACCGCGAGTACAAGGTCATCACGGCCCTTTACCCGACCGGCTTTCCCGTGGCCCGCTCCTACGGCCTGTGCACCGACGAGTCGGTGATCGGCACCTGGTTCTACGTCATGGACATGGTCGAGGGCCGGATCCTCTGGGACCAGACCCTGCCGCAGTACGAGCCCGCCGAGCGCCGGGCGATCTACATGGCCAAGATCAAGACCCTGGCCGACCTGCACAACACCGATGTCGATGCGGTGGGCCTGTCCGACTTCGGCAAGCCCGGTAACTACATGGGCCGGCAGGTCGACCGCTGGACCAAGCAGTACCGCGCCTCCGAAACCGTCAAGCTCGACACCATGGAGCGGCTGATGGACTGGCTGCCCCAGACCCTGCCGCACCAGGACCGAAACACCGTCGTCCATGGCGACTACCGCCTGGACAACATGGTCCTGCACCCGACCGAGCCCCGGGTCGCGGCCGTCCTGGACTGGGAGCTGTCGACCCTGGGCGATCCCATGGCCGACTTCACCTACTTCCTCATGCACTGGGTGAACGGGACCATCGCCGGCATTCCCGACCTGACGGCCCACGGGATTCCCACCGTCGAGGAGACCGTGGCCGAGTACTGCCGCCTGACCGGCCGGGACCAGGTTCCCAACGTCGACTGGTTCTTCGCCTACAACCTCTTCCGCCTGGCCGGCATCTGCCAGGGCATTGTCGGCCGGGCCCGGGACGGCACCGCCAACAGCCCGCAGGCCGCCGCCATGGAAGAGCGCGTGCCCCAGCTGGCCTCCGCGGCCTGGCATTTCGCCCAGCGCGCCGGCGCCTGA
- the lpxK gene encoding tetraacyldisaccharide 4'-kinase yields the protein MKLPTPRWWYVREGRPGPVLHLLLKPLSWAWAAATARRIARGRPVDPGVPVICVGNLTLGGTGKTPVVAALARRLSDGGRRPAILSRGYGGRLEGPVRVDPARHSAEETGDEPLMLAQALPGVDVWVARDRAAGALAAAQAGADVILMDDGHQNPSVLKTLSLVVSDGETRDGEWPLGDGGVFPAGPLREPLAAGLARADAVVLLLPADLAEPDSDLVAALSGPVLLTARLEPEASPPAGPQVGFAGVGKPWKVERALRAAGCELADFAAFPDHAPWTPARLKALEALAAAHNAGLLTTTKDWVRLPPDWRARVTAWPVRAVFGDTAALDALLGRLPRR from the coding sequence ATGAAGCTCCCGACCCCACGCTGGTGGTACGTTCGGGAGGGGCGGCCCGGGCCGGTCCTGCACCTCCTCCTCAAGCCCCTGTCCTGGGCCTGGGCGGCCGCGACGGCCCGCCGCATCGCCCGGGGCCGGCCCGTGGACCCGGGCGTCCCGGTGATCTGCGTCGGCAACCTGACCCTGGGGGGGACGGGCAAGACCCCAGTGGTCGCCGCCCTCGCGCGGCGGCTGTCCGACGGCGGCCGGCGTCCCGCCATCCTCTCGCGGGGCTACGGTGGCCGACTGGAAGGACCCGTCCGGGTGGACCCGGCGCGCCACTCCGCTGAAGAGACCGGCGACGAGCCCCTGATGCTCGCCCAGGCCCTGCCCGGCGTGGACGTCTGGGTCGCCCGCGACCGTGCGGCCGGCGCCCTGGCCGCAGCCCAGGCTGGCGCCGACGTGATCCTCATGGACGACGGACACCAGAACCCCTCGGTCCTGAAGACCCTGTCCCTGGTGGTCAGCGACGGCGAGACCCGCGACGGGGAATGGCCCCTGGGCGACGGCGGTGTCTTTCCCGCGGGTCCCCTGCGCGAGCCCCTGGCGGCGGGCCTCGCCCGCGCCGACGCCGTTGTCCTGCTCCTGCCGGCGGATCTGGCTGAGCCGGATTCCGACCTGGTCGCCGCTCTCTCCGGCCCGGTCCTCCTGACCGCCCGCCTGGAGCCGGAGGCTTCGCCGCCCGCCGGCCCGCAGGTTGGCTTCGCCGGCGTCGGAAAGCCCTGGAAGGTGGAGCGCGCCCTCAGGGCCGCCGGCTGCGAGCTCGCAGACTTCGCCGCCTTCCCCGATCACGCTCCCTGGACGCCGGCGCGGCTGAAGGCGCTGGAGGCCCTGGCCGCCGCGCACAACGCCGGGCTGTTGACAACGACCAAGGATTGGGTGCGCCTGCCCCCGGACTGGCGCGCCAGGGTCACGGCCTGGCCCGTCCGGGCGGTCTTCGGGGACACGGCGGCGCTGGACGCCCTGCTCGGGCGCCTTCCCCGCCGCTGA